From Temnothorax longispinosus isolate EJ_2023e chromosome 3, Tlon_JGU_v1, whole genome shotgun sequence, one genomic window encodes:
- the LOC139810088 gene encoding uncharacterized protein: MKEKTQEEGIIKPRTLIVVQHFAKKAKPETALSYEIRQFSSEPGIYFERPGQLQQVEAAWKLAIKIDVAALGNRYHQLQEVLQQAEKALETLWEKCHAINVSIHQTATAEERKTAPYFLEEQFYAAEDAYLEASDYLNDTVGKLSKSEPSTAEKGSYHSFRDAFAGESLQLPRITLPKFSGNFAEWENFRGIFESLVAVNESLSNTQKLHYLKASVTGDAALLINSIKVSDAKYQAAWQLLADEYDNQNAIIHSHIHAFTDLPKMKTENVIELKQLRDNVSASLAALTNLDRPVIYWDDLLVYLIAQKFSSKTRNEWNLIRGNSDAYPTYKEIHDFMTLRIRGLADYPAQSDLAANNPRANKARSSVNNVSAEKCVGCSGNHYLAKCDDFKGQSVEQRIQLARQYKCCLNCLRIGHFLKNCPSKGRCNRCRRNHHTLLHIEFDEGSKKQNPSAIASITEPSNPVALPAPSTPSTVASASVQTVHPSRGLTKPPPQVLLATAWIKLTTPEGRAFKLRALLDQGSTYSFISESLCQIMRTRRYRAGLKIHCFGEKFSGMAKSRVHLTLAPCSGQGPTFPFTGYVYQKITSYSASQTRPTELWPHLHDLKLADPEPSSRHPIHVLIGADLYGSLLLNDVRQGPFGTPTAQLTILGWIVSGPTGNASSDTESASVLNCVTCEETNSLLQRFWADESIPAQTPLTEEDERCERHFVETHSRNSQGRYIVRLPFKNGPPGNIGDTLQRAMLLYKKMESRLLQRPTIANQYHEFLAEYESMGHMKLASACEASLFPPVYIPHHFVLRESSSTTKLRVVFNASCKTSDGTSLNDHLMVGPNLQQDIAAIILRWRQFCYVYTADIAKMFRQILIHPDDANFQRIVWRPRNSLLILLYCLLTVTHGQVPSPFLAKRTLRQLGLDEGKAFPAALRILEEQTYVDDVLFGEDDIATLKETRAQLIALMKRGGFPLHKWSANSAELLQNIPADQCESSDPRIDGNAYVVSATSSTRWIRHTHYS, encoded by the coding sequence GCGTTAGAAACGCTATGGGAAAAATGCCACGCCATCAACGTCAGCATTCACCAGACGGCGACCGCCGAGGAAAGGAAGACGGCCCCGTACTTCCTTGAGGAGCAGTTTTACGCAGCCGAGGACGCTTATCTGGAAGCATCAGATTACCTCAACGACACCGTCGGTAAACTCTCCAAGAGCGAGCCGTCCACCGCCGAAAAAGGTAGCTACCATTCTTTTCGCGATGCATTCGCCGGAGAATCATTACAATTGCCTCGTATCACGCTTCCTAAATTTTCGGGAAATTTTGCTGAATGGGAAAATTTCCGCGGTATTTTCGAGTCACTCGTTGCGGTAAATGAGTCATTATCGAATACTCAAAAACTTCATTATTTGAAGGCGAGCGTTACGGGTGACGCCGCATTGCTAATCAACAGTATTAAAGTTTCCGATGCAAAATACCAAGCCGCATGGCAACTCCTCGCGGACGAATACGATAATCAAAACGCGATTATTCATTCGCATATCCATGCTTTCACCGATCTGCCTAAAATGAAGACGGAAAACGTTATCGAGTTGAAACAACTTCGCGACAACGTATCAGCTTCTCTAGCTGCTTTAACGAACTTAGATCGTCCGGTTATTTATTGGGACGATTTGCTTGTGTACTTGATAGCGCAGAAATTTAGTTCGAAAACACGTAATGAGTGGAATTTGATACGAGGCAATTCCGACGCGTATCCGACATACAAGGAAATCCACGATTTTATGACTCTGCGAATTCGCGGTCTAGCGGACTACCCCGCGCAGTCCGATCTCGCGGCGAATAACCCGCGCGCTAACAAAGCCCGTTCGTCAGTCAATAACGTGTCCGCCGAAAAATGCGTCGGTTGCTCCGGCAATCATTATTTGGCCAAATGCGACGACTTTAAAGGTCAATCGGTAGAGCAACGAATACAACTTGCTCGTCAGTACAAATGCTGTCTCAATTGTTTACGAATCGgtcatttcttgaaaaattgccCGAGCAAAGGTCGATGCAACCGTTGCCGTCGAAATCATCATACACTCTTACATATCGAATTCGACGAAGGTTCGAAGAAACAGAATCCCTCTGCCATCGCGTCGATTACAGAGCCGTCAAACCCTGTCGCGTTACCCGCTCCATCCACGCCGAGCACGGTTGCATCGGCGTCTGTTCAAACAGTTCACCCCTCCCGAGGACTTACAAAACCGCCGCCACAAGTACTGCTCGCGACCGCATGGATTAAACTGACTACTCCGGAGGGTCGTGCCTTTAAGTTGCGCGCGTTATTGGATCAAGGCTCTACGTATAGCTTTATTTCGGAGTCGCTTTGCCAAATAATGCGTACCAGGCGTTATCGTGCCGGTTTGAAAATACATTGCTTCGGCGAGAAATTTAGCGGCATGGCTAAATCTCGCGTGCATCTCACTCTCGCGCCCTGTTCGGGACAAGGTCCGACGTTTCCTTTTACGGGTTATGTCTATCAGAAAATAACGTCATATTCAGCCTCTCAAACCAGACCTACCGAATTGTGGCCACATTTGCATGATCTGAAATTAGCGGATCCTGAGCCGTCTAGCCGTCACCCGATTCATGTGCTTATCGGCGCGGACTTATACGGATCGCTATTGTTGAATGACGTTCGTCAAGGGCCTTTCGGCACTCCCACAGCTCAGCTCACAATTTTGGGCTGGATCGTCTCAGGCCCTACCGGAAACGCTAGCTCAGATACGGAATCCGCTTCGGTTCTTAACTGCGTAACATGTGAAGAAACAAACTCGTTACTTCAGCGATTTTGGGCTGACGAAAGTATCCCTGCTCAAACTCCTCTTACTGAGGAAGACGAACGATGTGAACGACACTTCGTCGAAACCCACTCGCGTAATTCGCAGGGGCGCTACATCGTGCGTCTACCGTTTAAGAACGGTCCCCCGGGTAATATTGGTGACACTCTTCAAAGGGCTATGctcttatacaaaaaaatggaAAGCAGATTGCTGCAAAGGCCAACTATCGCTAATCAGTACCATGAATTTCTTGCGGAATACGAGTCTATGGGTCACATGAAATTAGCGAGCGCGTGCGAGGCATCGCTATTTCCCCCAGTCTACATACCTCATCATTTCGTGCTGCGCGAGTCAAGCTCAACTACGAAACTTCGCGTAGTATTTAACGCTTCCTGTAAAACAAGCGACGGAACTTCGCTTAACGATCACCTGATGGTCGGCCCCAATCTTCAACAAGATATCGCGGCGATCATATTACGTTGGAGACAATTTTGCTACGTATATACTGCGGACATTGCAAAAATGTTCCGCCAAATTTTGATACATCCGGATGATGCAAACTTTCAAAGAATTGTTTGGCGTCCGCGAAACAGCCTACTGATCCTACTTTACTGTCTACTCACGGTCACACACGGCCAAGTGCCGTCTCCATTTCTCGCGAAGCGTACTCTACGTCAATTAGGACTGGACGAAGGCAAGGCCTTCCCAGCCGCTCTCCGGATATTAGAAGAACAAACTTACGTTGATGATGTCCTCTTCGGGGAAGACGATATCGCGACTCTCAAGGAAACCCGCGCACAGCTCATCGCTTTAATGAAACGAGGAGGATTTCCCCTCCATAAATGGTCAGCGAATTCCGCGGAACTTTTGCAAAACATTCCCGCGGATCAATGCGAATCCTCTGATCCAAGGATTGACGGTAATGCGTATGTCGTATCCGCCACATCGTCGACGCGATGGATACGACATACGCACTACAGTTAa